In one Gemmatimonadota bacterium genomic region, the following are encoded:
- a CDS encoding ATP-binding cassette domain-containing protein, whose product MLAPDPAVHFDRVRKTFGDRPAVDGLSLSVPQGSIYGLLGPNGAGKTTSIRMLMGILRPDEGEIRVLGQTPGGSLTARTGYLPEERGLYRSMRVLDNLVYFGGLKGLSATAARESGQRWLERLGIAASSSLRLQELSRGNQQKVQFISAVIHNPELIALDEPFSGLDPVNQDLLREILTELAGDGVTILLSTHLMDEVERMCTHLSLLDSGSMLIEGELSEVKQRYGTDSIRMEFTGDASFVPDLDSVRTATLSGSALEIEPAPGASASGILAEIAPRLAVTRFEMRRPSLHRIFVRLVSGQRAPERDEPEVSPLPAAGRADR is encoded by the coding sequence GTGCTCGCGCCCGATCCCGCCGTCCACTTCGACCGCGTTCGCAAGACCTTCGGCGACCGCCCGGCCGTGGACGGCCTTTCGCTGAGTGTCCCGCAAGGCTCCATCTACGGACTCCTCGGCCCGAACGGCGCGGGCAAGACCACCTCGATTCGCATGCTCATGGGAATCCTCCGTCCCGACGAAGGGGAGATCCGCGTCCTCGGACAGACGCCGGGCGGATCGCTCACGGCACGAACCGGCTACCTCCCCGAAGAGAGAGGGCTGTACCGGTCCATGCGGGTGCTCGACAACCTCGTCTACTTCGGAGGTCTCAAGGGACTCTCTGCGACCGCCGCCCGGGAGAGCGGGCAACGCTGGCTGGAACGGCTGGGAATCGCCGCGTCATCCTCGCTTCGCCTGCAGGAACTCTCCCGCGGGAATCAGCAGAAGGTGCAGTTCATCTCCGCCGTGATTCACAACCCGGAACTGATCGCGCTCGACGAGCCATTCTCCGGACTGGACCCGGTGAATCAGGATCTTCTCCGCGAGATCCTCACGGAGCTCGCGGGCGACGGGGTCACGATTCTCCTGTCCACCCACCTGATGGACGAAGTCGAGAGAATGTGCACGCACCTTTCCCTGCTCGACTCCGGATCCATGCTGATCGAAGGGGAACTCTCCGAAGTGAAGCAGCGATACGGCACAGACTCCATCCGCATGGAGTTCACGGGCGACGCTTCGTTCGTGCCGGATCTGGATTCCGTCCGGACCGCTACACTTTCCGGCAGCGCTCTGGAGATCGAACCCGCGCCGGGAGCTTCGGCCTCCGGCATTCTGGCGGAGATCGCGCCGCGCCTTGCGGTGACGCGGTTTGAGATGCGGCGCCCGAGCCTCCACCGGATCTTCGTTCGGCTTGTGTCGGGACAGCGCGCGCCGGAGAGGGACGAACCGGAGGTCTCTCCCCTTCCGGCCGCGGGGAGGGCGGACCGATGA
- a CDS encoding UbiA-like polyprenyltransferase, giving the protein MAGVRTLLSFVKFEHTLFSLPVIVAGAVLASGGVPEGAVLAWVLVAGTGARTVAMALNRLIDREIDARNPRTASREIPAGRMSTLGGWGVAIAGLVLYFGALAFLPPLCLALSPVPLMVFVIYPLMKRFTPLAHFGVGAGLALGPLGAWVAVTGTLVPWGPAHTLAVFTLLWVAGFDVIYATLDEDFDRAEGLRSLPASLGRTRALRAARGVHVAAFVALALVAAPAMPGAGSWFLLAAVGAMLVAEHVLAARVDLSFFRINAALGFVVLAFVWSILPAG; this is encoded by the coding sequence ATGGCCGGGGTTCGGACGCTTCTGTCCTTCGTGAAGTTCGAGCACACGCTCTTTTCATTGCCGGTGATCGTGGCCGGTGCGGTGCTCGCGTCCGGCGGGGTGCCGGAAGGGGCCGTGCTTGCGTGGGTTCTGGTTGCCGGGACAGGAGCGAGGACGGTCGCGATGGCGCTCAACCGGCTCATCGACCGGGAGATTGACGCACGGAATCCGCGTACTGCATCCCGTGAGATCCCGGCGGGCAGGATGTCCACGCTTGGCGGCTGGGGCGTGGCGATCGCCGGGTTGGTGCTGTACTTCGGGGCGCTGGCGTTTCTCCCGCCGCTGTGCCTTGCGCTGTCCCCCGTCCCGCTGATGGTGTTCGTGATCTATCCGCTCATGAAGCGATTCACTCCGCTCGCGCACTTCGGCGTGGGAGCCGGGCTTGCGCTGGGACCTCTCGGGGCGTGGGTCGCGGTCACGGGTACGCTGGTTCCCTGGGGGCCGGCGCATACGCTGGCGGTCTTCACGCTCCTGTGGGTGGCCGGATTCGATGTGATCTACGCCACGCTGGATGAAGATTTCGACCGCGCGGAGGGACTCCGCTCGCTGCCCGCGTCATTGGGACGGACGCGCGCGCTTCGAGCGGCACGCGGGGTCCATGTCGCCGCGTTCGTCGCCCTTGCGCTGGTCGCGGCACCCGCGATGCCGGGCGCGGGGTCGTGGTTTCTGCTGGCCGCGGTCGGAGCGATGCTCGTGGCTGAACATGTCCTCGCGGCTCGCGTGGACCTCTCGTTTTTCCGGATCAATGCGGCGCTCGGGTTTGTCGTGCTGGCATTCGTCTGGAGCATCCTTCCCGCAGGCTGA
- a CDS encoding UbiX family flavin prenyltransferase, whose translation MRTVVVVTGASGSIFAVELLRRLPGEKFLITTKWGKVVLREETGLAEADLGELADAVFPDDDLASPLSSGSNPFDAVVVLPGSAGFLAKVANGMGDTLGTRVCHIALKERRRLVYCLRESPLTAIALDNAARLSREGAVLMPVSPFFYGKPDSLERLVGDFVDRVVQVAAGIPPADGWRREDLS comes from the coding sequence TTGCGCACCGTCGTGGTTGTCACCGGAGCCTCCGGGTCCATCTTTGCGGTCGAGTTGCTGCGGCGGCTTCCCGGCGAGAAGTTCCTGATAACGACGAAGTGGGGGAAGGTCGTCCTGCGGGAGGAGACGGGGCTTGCGGAGGCGGACCTTGGCGAACTGGCGGACGCGGTCTTCCCGGATGACGATCTTGCCTCGCCGCTGTCGTCCGGATCCAATCCGTTCGATGCGGTCGTCGTCCTGCCGGGGAGCGCGGGCTTCCTCGCGAAGGTGGCAAACGGAATGGGCGACACGCTGGGCACTCGCGTCTGTCACATCGCGCTCAAGGAACGGCGGCGCCTCGTCTACTGCCTTCGCGAGAGTCCGCTGACGGCCATCGCGCTGGACAACGCCGCGCGACTTTCCCGGGAGGGCGCGGTACTGATGCCGGTGTCCCCGTTCTTCTACGGCAAGCCGGACTCGCTGGAGCGTCTTGTCGGCGACTTCGTGGATCGCGTCGTGCAGGTGGCCGCGGGCATTCCGCCCGCGGACGGATGGCGTCGCGAGGATCTTTCGTGA
- a CDS encoding UbiD family decarboxylase, which translates to MRAPDLRSFLAEVDRAGELRRVTARVDSHLEITEICQRIVREEGPALLFENVEGADFPLAINLFGSRRRIAIALGGKEPAEAGGELLAMAGAFMPPEPGKILRAAPQLVRALGMRTRVRRGGAVREVEEAPDLTRLPVLTCWPEDGGPFVTFPLVVTRSLRDGTPNVGIYRMQVFGPDETGMHWQIGKGGGYHFHDAEGLGRPLPVTVALGGDPLVMMAAMMPLPEGLSEYAFAGLLRGKPVILSRSGGRAPDVPAGAEFALEGVVEPGVRRTEGPFGDHFGHYSAAASFPVFRVTRMTRRRDAIYPAIVVGKPPQEDGFLGNAVQELLGPLIRIPHPEIRDLWSWEATGFHHLLVASAEQRFTREAMRSAFGLLGQGQLGLTKVLLMVGPGVDPRNLDDVLEAIATDFDPSRDFMLLPRVPFDTLDFTSTTMNLGSKMILDATPGPGDADEARPAPTPDGLALVPDLTGVDRRIVGQALLGRAILVVRVEGENPREVLAKVLDALRGSESDADLVTPPKIVAAVSPDIPENNRDLLLWGIFTRFDPARDVFFEESSLRGAWPVHRGRMAIDATFKTGYPNPLEMSPEVVAKVDRRWREYFPA; encoded by the coding sequence GTGAGGGCGCCGGACCTGCGTTCGTTCCTCGCGGAAGTGGATCGCGCGGGGGAGCTGCGGCGCGTGACCGCGCGGGTGGATTCGCATCTCGAAATCACGGAGATCTGCCAGCGAATCGTTCGGGAGGAAGGCCCCGCGTTGCTCTTCGAGAATGTGGAGGGGGCGGACTTTCCGCTGGCCATCAATCTGTTCGGGTCTCGGCGCAGGATTGCGATTGCCCTTGGCGGGAAGGAACCGGCGGAGGCAGGCGGGGAGCTTCTTGCGATGGCGGGGGCGTTCATGCCGCCTGAGCCGGGGAAGATCCTCCGCGCCGCTCCGCAACTCGTGCGCGCCCTGGGGATGCGGACTCGCGTGCGTCGCGGGGGGGCTGTGCGGGAGGTGGAGGAAGCGCCGGACCTCACGCGCCTGCCGGTATTGACCTGCTGGCCGGAAGACGGCGGACCGTTCGTGACCTTCCCGCTGGTCGTCACGCGCAGCCTGCGCGACGGAACTCCGAATGTCGGCATCTACCGTATGCAGGTGTTCGGGCCCGATGAGACGGGGATGCACTGGCAGATCGGCAAGGGCGGCGGGTATCACTTCCACGACGCGGAAGGACTCGGGCGCCCGCTGCCTGTCACGGTCGCGCTGGGCGGGGATCCGCTGGTGATGATGGCGGCGATGATGCCGCTTCCGGAGGGGCTGTCCGAGTACGCGTTCGCCGGACTGTTGCGCGGGAAACCCGTGATCCTCAGCCGCAGCGGGGGGCGTGCGCCGGATGTTCCGGCCGGTGCGGAGTTTGCGCTGGAGGGCGTCGTGGAGCCGGGTGTGCGCCGCACGGAAGGTCCATTCGGCGATCACTTCGGGCACTACTCTGCCGCCGCGTCCTTCCCCGTGTTTCGTGTGACGCGAATGACGCGCCGCCGCGACGCCATCTATCCGGCGATCGTGGTCGGGAAGCCGCCACAGGAGGACGGCTTCCTCGGGAATGCCGTGCAGGAGCTCCTCGGTCCGCTCATCCGCATCCCGCACCCGGAGATCCGCGATCTCTGGAGCTGGGAAGCCACCGGGTTCCACCACCTCCTGGTGGCGTCGGCGGAGCAGCGGTTCACGCGCGAGGCCATGCGTTCGGCGTTCGGCCTTCTGGGGCAGGGGCAACTGGGTCTGACGAAGGTGCTCTTGATGGTGGGCCCGGGGGTCGATCCCCGAAACCTCGACGATGTGCTGGAAGCCATCGCCACCGACTTCGACCCGTCGCGGGACTTCATGCTTCTGCCCCGGGTTCCTTTCGACACGCTGGACTTCACCAGCACGACGATGAACCTCGGCAGCAAGATGATCCTGGACGCCACCCCGGGTCCGGGGGATGCGGACGAAGCGCGTCCGGCTCCCACGCCGGACGGACTGGCGCTCGTGCCGGATCTGACCGGCGTGGACCGGCGGATTGTCGGGCAGGCGCTTCTCGGCCGGGCGATCCTCGTGGTGCGCGTGGAGGGGGAGAACCCGCGGGAAGTTCTTGCGAAGGTGCTGGACGCGCTGCGCGGGAGCGAATCGGATGCCGACCTCGTGACTCCGCCGAAGATCGTCGCGGCCGTATCTCCCGACATTCCCGAGAACAACCGGGATCTTCTCCTGTGGGGGATCTTCACGCGCTTTGATCCCGCGCGGGATGTCTTCTTCGAAGAATCTTCGCTGCGCGGCGCGTGGCCGGTTCATCGCGGGCGGATGGCGATCGACGCGACATTCAAGACCGGCTACCCGAACCCGCTGGAAATGTCCCCGGAGGTCGTGGCGAAGGTGGATCGCCGCTGGAGGGAGTACTTTCCAGCGTAG
- a CDS encoding CofH family radical SAM protein produces MVSDIQADRFQDPALARVAEKVACGERLDEADGLACLTTADLFGLGRIADAAKRAKTGERVYYVLNRQLNPTNLCILTCRFCDFAARPGDDHAYELSMEEILAHGGDDIDEIHIVGGLHPKWKFDRYVEITRGIHERWPRLPIKAWTAVEIDWFAKISKKPVEDILRELKAAGLSTMPGGGAEVFSERIRAELYPRKMGHERWFEIHRVAHSMGIRSNATLLYGHIETLPERVSHMLQLRSLQDETHGFHSFIPLEYQVGNSKLVERGASAPDGLRTIATARLLLDNIDHVKAYWVMLGEETASAALNFGADDMDGTIDEERVAHSALADSPVGLTELRIRQLIREAGKIPTRRNAHYDVLETKDQTDAGAHSVSQL; encoded by the coding sequence ATGGTTTCCGACATCCAGGCTGATCGCTTCCAGGACCCGGCGCTGGCACGCGTTGCGGAAAAGGTGGCGTGCGGGGAGCGTCTTGATGAAGCCGACGGCCTGGCGTGTCTCACTACCGCGGACCTCTTCGGGCTGGGGAGAATCGCGGACGCGGCGAAGCGCGCGAAGACCGGAGAGCGCGTCTACTATGTTCTCAATCGCCAGCTGAATCCGACGAATCTCTGCATCCTGACCTGTCGGTTCTGTGACTTTGCCGCGCGCCCCGGCGACGACCATGCCTACGAACTCAGCATGGAGGAGATCCTGGCGCACGGCGGCGACGACATCGACGAGATCCATATCGTCGGCGGGCTTCATCCGAAGTGGAAGTTCGACCGGTATGTCGAGATCACGCGCGGGATTCATGAACGATGGCCGCGGCTGCCCATCAAGGCGTGGACGGCGGTGGAGATCGACTGGTTTGCGAAGATCTCGAAGAAGCCGGTCGAGGACATCCTCCGCGAACTGAAGGCCGCGGGGCTTTCCACCATGCCCGGCGGCGGCGCGGAGGTCTTCTCCGAGAGGATTCGCGCGGAGCTTTATCCCCGGAAGATGGGACACGAACGGTGGTTCGAGATTCATCGCGTCGCGCATTCGATGGGCATCCGCTCCAATGCCACGCTTCTGTACGGACACATCGAAACGCTTCCGGAACGCGTCTCGCATATGCTGCAACTCCGTAGCCTTCAGGACGAGACGCACGGGTTCCACTCCTTCATCCCGCTGGAGTATCAGGTCGGGAACTCGAAGCTTGTCGAGCGGGGCGCGTCCGCACCGGACGGCCTCCGCACCATCGCCACCGCACGGCTCCTGCTGGACAACATCGACCATGTGAAGGCGTACTGGGTCATGCTCGGTGAGGAGACGGCGTCCGCCGCGCTGAACTTCGGCGCCGACGACATGGACGGGACCATCGACGAGGAACGCGTCGCCCACTCTGCGCTTGCGGACTCGCCGGTCGGACTCACGGAGCTGCGAATCCGGCAACTGATCCGGGAAGCCGGAAAGATCCCCACGAGGAGGAATGCACACTACGATGTCCTCGAAACCAAGGACCAGACTGACGCTGGCGCTCATTCCGTATCTCAACTGTGA
- a CDS encoding menaquinone biosynthesis protein yields MSSKPRTRLTLALIPYLNCEPFYGGIGELGYDIVREPPRELGRMAREEDLTCGPMAVADLFRLESRYEPLGDFGISCEGPAHSVLLFSRTEIGDLSGARIGLTAESSTSVQLLRLVLECKYELTDIDFIRGKSEDDVARLLIGDEALVAACDGGSEFPFVYDLGEEWHGWQALPFVFARWAVSRKVAEEDRRRVTDSLEESLAGWKLRIPEIAARCGAAFGLNAAGVLRYLETFRYRLGPVESLGENQFREMLSGLPVGGPG; encoded by the coding sequence ATGTCCTCGAAACCAAGGACCAGACTGACGCTGGCGCTCATTCCGTATCTCAACTGTGAACCCTTCTACGGGGGGATCGGTGAACTCGGATACGACATCGTGAGGGAACCTCCCCGCGAACTCGGGCGAATGGCTCGCGAGGAGGATCTCACCTGCGGCCCGATGGCGGTCGCGGATCTGTTTCGTCTGGAAAGTCGCTACGAACCGCTCGGAGACTTCGGGATCTCCTGCGAAGGCCCCGCGCATTCGGTGCTGCTCTTCTCGCGCACGGAGATCGGAGACCTCTCCGGTGCCCGCATCGGCCTCACTGCGGAGAGTTCCACTTCGGTGCAACTCCTCCGGCTCGTCCTGGAGTGCAAGTACGAACTGACGGACATCGACTTCATTCGCGGCAAGTCCGAGGACGATGTCGCCCGGCTGCTGATCGGGGACGAAGCTCTCGTGGCAGCATGCGACGGTGGTTCGGAGTTCCCGTTCGTCTACGATCTCGGAGAGGAGTGGCACGGCTGGCAGGCGCTTCCCTTCGTGTTCGCGCGGTGGGCGGTTTCCCGCAAGGTGGCGGAGGAAGACCGGCGGAGAGTGACGGACAGCCTGGAGGAATCGCTGGCCGGGTGGAAGCTCCGCATTCCGGAAATCGCGGCGCGTTGCGGCGCGGCGTTTGGACTGAACGCGGCGGGGGTTCTGCGTTATCTGGAGACCTTCCGTTATCGACTCGGGCCCGTGGAGAGCCTCGGCGAGAACCAGTTTCGCGAGATGCTGAGCGGCCTCCCGGTCGGCGGCCCGGGATAG
- the mqnC gene encoding cyclic dehypoxanthinyl futalosine synthase, whose protein sequence is MSSTLRQKTHIPRGDSVRFAEVERRVLAGDRLDAASALFLLRDARLGDLGSLAHEMRGRRVPGNAVTFVIDTNPNYTNACETDCLFCAFYRKPGHEEAYRHPVERIVERVGRAVERGATTALLQGGHNPEIPYEYYPEVVRALTDAYPGLCTHLWSPSEITMMAKVSGHTVRRVLEDLWEAGQRTIPGGGAEILVERVRKRISPKKPTSDSWLGVMREAHHIGYRTTATMMYGHVETDEEIIEHLLKLRDLQHETGGFTAFIPWSFKPGNTLLRKWVPEGAGPVRYLRIIAVARLVLDNFDHIQASWFSEGQKVGQIALHCGGDDFGGTLIEENVLRLADHHNRATTPDCVELIRDAGFDPVQRTTLYERVKDW, encoded by the coding sequence ATGAGCAGCACTCTCCGACAGAAGACGCACATCCCGCGCGGCGACTCCGTGCGCTTCGCCGAAGTGGAGAGGCGCGTTCTTGCTGGAGACCGGCTGGACGCGGCGTCCGCGCTTTTCCTCTTGCGCGACGCGCGCCTCGGGGATCTTGGATCGCTGGCGCACGAGATGCGCGGCCGTCGCGTTCCCGGGAACGCGGTCACCTTCGTCATCGACACGAACCCGAACTACACGAACGCGTGCGAGACCGACTGCCTCTTCTGTGCGTTCTATCGGAAACCGGGACACGAGGAAGCGTATCGGCACCCGGTGGAGCGAATCGTGGAGAGGGTGGGGCGCGCGGTTGAGCGCGGCGCCACCACGGCCCTTCTGCAGGGTGGGCACAATCCGGAGATTCCGTACGAGTACTACCCGGAAGTCGTACGCGCTTTGACGGACGCGTACCCCGGGTTGTGTACGCATCTGTGGAGTCCTTCGGAGATCACGATGATGGCGAAGGTCTCGGGGCACACTGTACGGCGGGTTCTGGAGGATCTCTGGGAGGCCGGGCAGCGCACCATCCCCGGAGGGGGCGCGGAGATTCTTGTGGAGCGGGTGCGGAAGCGCATCAGTCCTAAAAAGCCCACCTCGGACAGCTGGCTGGGCGTCATGCGAGAGGCGCACCACATCGGTTACCGAACCACCGCGACGATGATGTACGGCCATGTCGAGACGGACGAGGAGATCATCGAACACCTGTTGAAGCTGCGGGACCTTCAACACGAGACGGGCGGGTTCACCGCGTTCATTCCGTGGAGCTTCAAGCCGGGGAATACGCTGCTTCGCAAGTGGGTGCCGGAGGGAGCGGGGCCTGTCCGGTATCTTCGGATCATCGCGGTCGCGCGTCTCGTCCTGGACAACTTCGACCACATTCAGGCGAGCTGGTTCTCCGAAGGGCAGAAGGTGGGGCAGATCGCGCTGCACTGCGGCGGCGACGATTTCGGCGGTACCCTCATCGAGGAGAATGTGCTGCGGCTGGCGGATCATCACAACAGGGCGACCACACCCGACTGCGTGGAGCTCATCCGGGACGCGGGCTTCGATCCCGTGCAGAGAACCACGCTGTACGAGCGCGTGAAGGACTGGTAG
- a CDS encoding 4'-phosphopantetheinyl transferase superfamily protein: protein MTVWCADLDGEAARRVSGAGLLSAEERRRAGRFAGVKGRRRWIAARSILRAILGERLEVDPADLRLESGTHGRPFLADSPDPALDFNLSHSGSLLLVALGRPGPIGVDIERVRSGSAAERVARRHFPEAEAVALSALPEARRARAFHRAWAAREAWVKARGERILRHLSRVEVRVDPDASPAFLSVDGCPNAAAGWHLEEVPVGEEYAAVVAREGLPPASFVIEWA, encoded by the coding sequence GTGACGGTCTGGTGCGCGGATCTGGACGGAGAAGCTGCGCGGAGGGTGTCCGGCGCCGGGCTTCTCTCGGCAGAGGAACGCCGGCGGGCGGGGCGGTTTGCCGGTGTGAAGGGGCGTCGGCGGTGGATCGCCGCGCGGTCGATTCTGCGTGCCATTCTGGGCGAGCGACTCGAAGTGGACCCGGCGGACCTCCGTCTGGAATCGGGGACGCACGGGCGACCATTTCTGGCGGACTCGCCCGACCCCGCGCTCGACTTCAACCTCTCGCATTCGGGTTCCCTTCTGTTGGTGGCGCTGGGGCGGCCCGGTCCGATTGGTGTGGACATCGAACGCGTACGGTCGGGAAGCGCGGCGGAGCGGGTCGCCCGGCGGCACTTTCCCGAGGCGGAGGCGGTGGCACTCTCCGCCCTCCCCGAGGCCCGGAGGGCGCGTGCGTTCCACCGTGCATGGGCGGCCCGTGAGGCGTGGGTGAAGGCACGCGGGGAGCGGATCCTCCGCCATCTTTCACGCGTGGAAGTCCGTGTGGACCCGGACGCGTCCCCGGCATTCCTCTCGGTGGACGGGTGCCCGAATGCTGCCGCCGGGTGGCATCTGGAGGAAGTGCCGGTCGGAGAAGAGTATGCGGCGGTCGTCGCTCGGGAGGGGCTTCCGCCCGCGTCCTTCGTCATCGAGTGGGCGTGA
- a CDS encoding acetate--CoA ligase family protein gives MDSASSNPDRSSEAATTPDATQTAQPADRERPDPSTLDAIFRPRSVAVIGASTRPGSIGREMVHNLIVGDFRGKLFPVNPKAEFIHSIKAYPSILDIPDPVDLAILVIPAAAVNAVADECGRKGVKGLVVVTAGFRETGEEGLAREEALRKIALRYKMRLVGPNCLGVFNADPAVSLNATFAPGIPGNGKVGFVSQSGALGIAIWTEMQNLGVGFSQFASIGNKVDVAGNALIEYWEDDPATQVIGLYIESFGDPRRFLGLARRVTRQKPIIMVKSGRTAAGARAASSHTGALAGLDNATDALLRQTGVIRARAIGDMLAMILGFTKCPLPEGPRVAILTNAGGPGIMATDALIGHGLSVAALPEETQAQLREKLPPEATTTNPVDMIAGATAENYGHCLKVLIECDEVDQIIVGFVPPVMINPMEVMRHIAESARGSKKPIFMVLMAEEHYYRRIPGEIPDAPPLYRYPEEAARTAAEMWNHVKWTRRDPGRIPVIDADRGAARRIVEEEGTPGEYLDPDAAFRLLGAYGFPLSPWRRVTTVEEAVTASNELGYPAVLKVAGRKIVHKSDVGGVVLGIRNPLEMEGAFARIRRAMEELGLDPAEEGCLVQHQETASREVILGMSTDPAIGPVLLFGLGGKYVEVMQDVTLRVHPITDVEAGEMVESIRGYALLTGVRGEESVALPVLHDALLRLSALVGDLPEVAEIDLNPFLVSPEADSCRIVDARIRIAGE, from the coding sequence TTGGATTCCGCTTCGTCGAATCCGGACCGCTCGTCCGAAGCAGCTACCACGCCCGACGCCACGCAGACGGCGCAGCCAGCCGACCGGGAGAGGCCTGACCCCTCCACGCTGGACGCCATCTTCCGGCCCCGGTCGGTCGCTGTCATCGGTGCCTCGACGCGCCCCGGGTCCATCGGGCGGGAGATGGTCCACAACCTGATCGTCGGGGACTTTCGGGGGAAGCTCTTCCCGGTGAACCCGAAGGCGGAGTTCATCCACTCGATCAAGGCGTACCCGTCCATTCTCGACATCCCGGACCCGGTAGACCTGGCCATCCTTGTCATCCCGGCAGCCGCCGTCAACGCAGTCGCGGACGAGTGCGGCCGGAAGGGCGTGAAGGGACTGGTGGTCGTCACCGCGGGCTTCCGTGAGACCGGTGAAGAAGGCCTGGCGAGAGAGGAAGCGCTTCGCAAGATCGCCCTCCGGTACAAGATGCGCCTCGTCGGCCCGAACTGCCTGGGCGTGTTCAACGCGGATCCGGCCGTCTCCCTCAACGCCACCTTTGCGCCCGGGATTCCCGGGAACGGGAAGGTCGGTTTCGTCTCGCAAAGTGGTGCGCTGGGGATCGCCATCTGGACGGAGATGCAGAACCTGGGCGTCGGGTTCTCGCAGTTCGCGTCCATCGGGAACAAGGTGGATGTCGCGGGGAATGCGCTCATCGAATACTGGGAGGACGATCCCGCAACGCAGGTCATCGGGCTGTACATCGAGAGCTTCGGGGATCCGCGACGCTTCCTCGGACTCGCGCGGCGAGTGACCCGACAGAAGCCGATCATCATGGTGAAGTCGGGGAGAACCGCCGCCGGAGCGCGGGCGGCGTCGTCGCACACAGGCGCGCTCGCCGGACTCGACAACGCGACCGACGCGCTCCTGCGGCAGACCGGCGTCATCCGCGCGCGAGCCATCGGGGACATGCTGGCCATGATTCTCGGCTTCACGAAGTGTCCGCTGCCGGAGGGACCGCGTGTCGCCATCCTCACGAACGCGGGCGGACCCGGCATCATGGCGACCGATGCCCTCATCGGCCACGGCCTCTCGGTGGCGGCGCTGCCCGAAGAGACGCAGGCGCAGCTTCGGGAGAAGCTGCCGCCGGAAGCGACGACCACCAACCCCGTGGATATGATCGCCGGCGCCACGGCGGAGAACTACGGGCACTGCCTCAAGGTACTGATCGAATGCGATGAGGTGGACCAGATCATTGTCGGCTTTGTGCCGCCGGTCATGATCAACCCCATGGAAGTGATGAGGCACATCGCGGAGTCGGCGCGCGGTTCGAAGAAGCCCATCTTCATGGTGCTGATGGCGGAGGAGCACTACTACCGCCGGATTCCGGGCGAGATCCCCGACGCGCCCCCCCTCTATCGATACCCGGAAGAAGCCGCGCGCACCGCCGCGGAAATGTGGAACCATGTGAAGTGGACGCGTCGTGATCCCGGCCGCATCCCCGTGATCGACGCGGATCGCGGCGCGGCAAGGCGCATCGTGGAAGAAGAAGGGACGCCCGGTGAGTATCTGGATCCGGACGCCGCCTTCCGGCTGCTTGGCGCATACGGGTTCCCACTGTCGCCGTGGCGGCGCGTCACCACGGTAGAGGAAGCCGTCACCGCCTCCAACGAACTCGGCTATCCGGCGGTTCTCAAGGTGGCTGGCCGCAAGATCGTCCACAAGTCGGATGTCGGGGGAGTGGTCCTCGGCATCCGCAACCCGCTGGAGATGGAAGGCGCCTTCGCGCGCATTCGCCGTGCCATGGAAGAGCTGGGGCTGGACCCCGCGGAGGAAGGGTGCCTCGTGCAGCATCAGGAGACGGCGTCACGAGAGGTCATTCTGGGGATGAGCACGGACCCCGCGATCGGCCCGGTGCTCCTGTTCGGCCTGGGCGGAAAGTATGTCGAGGTCATGCAGGATGTCACACTCCGCGTCCACCCCATCACCGATGTGGAGGCGGGGGAAATGGTGGAGTCAATCCGCGGCTATGCATTGCTGACCGGCGTTCGAGGCGAGGAATCCGTTGCGCTGCCGGTGCTTCACGACGCGCTGCTTCGCCTGTCGGCGCTGGTGGGGGACCTTCCGGAAGTGGCCGAGATCGACCTGAACCCGTTTCTGGTCTCCCCGGAAGCGGATTCCTGCCGGATCGTGGACGCCAGGATCCGGATCGCGGGCGAGTAG